A DNA window from Candidatus Sulfidibacterium hydrothermale contains the following coding sequences:
- a CDS encoding AMP nucleosidase, which produces MKTKEDIVKDWLPRYTGMPLENFGKYILLTNFTQYLELFAQWRQVEIHDRSRPMMAATSGDITMINFGIGSANAATIMDLLSAVEPKAVLFLGKCGGLKKKNSVGDLILPIAAIRGEGTSNDYLPSKVPALPAFSLQKAISTTIRDFSRDYWTGTVFTTNRRVWEHDQKFKKLLRKTRSMAIDMETATIFTVGFANKIPTGALLLVTDQPMIPEGIKTSESDKKVNEQFVETHVKIGIKSLEQLINKGLTVKHLRF; this is translated from the coding sequence ATGAAGACAAAAGAAGACATCGTTAAAGACTGGTTACCCCGGTACACCGGCATGCCACTCGAAAATTTTGGAAAATATATTTTACTGACCAACTTTACCCAATATCTGGAACTTTTCGCACAATGGCGACAAGTAGAGATCCATGACCGCAGCCGGCCGATGATGGCTGCCACTTCAGGAGATATTACCATGATTAATTTCGGAATTGGGAGTGCCAACGCAGCAACCATTATGGACCTACTTTCGGCAGTAGAACCCAAAGCTGTTCTTTTTCTCGGAAAATGCGGTGGCCTGAAAAAGAAAAACTCGGTAGGTGATTTAATTTTACCCATTGCTGCCATTCGCGGAGAAGGAACATCAAACGATTATCTCCCTTCGAAAGTTCCGGCCCTGCCGGCATTTAGTCTCCAAAAAGCCATTTCTACCACCATCCGCGATTTCTCCCGTGATTACTGGACAGGAACTGTTTTCACCACCAACCGCAGGGTGTGGGAACATGACCAGAAATTTAAAAAATTGTTACGCAAAACCCGCAGTATGGCCATTGATATGGAAACCGCTACGATTTTCACGGTTGGCTTTGCCAATAAAATTCCTACGGGAGCCTTGCTGTTGGTTACCGATCAGCCCATGATCCCTGAAGGAATCAAGACATCGGAAAGCGACAAAAAAGTCAATGAGCAGTTTGTGGAAACGCATGTCAAAATTGGAATTAAATCACTGGAACAACTGATCAACAAAGGACTCACCGTAAAACATCTTAGATTTTAA
- the rpmA gene encoding 50S ribosomal protein L27 has product MAHKKGMGSSHNGRESESKRLGVKIYGGQNVHAGNIIVRQRGTVHHPGLNVGMGKDHTLFALRDGVVEFRKRRNNRSYVSVLPPAEEK; this is encoded by the coding sequence ATGGCTCATAAAAAAGGAATGGGTAGCTCCCATAACGGACGCGAATCAGAAAGTAAACGATTAGGAGTAAAAATTTACGGCGGTCAGAATGTACATGCCGGAAATATTATTGTACGCCAGCGGGGAACCGTTCATCATCCGGGTTTAAACGTGGGAATGGGTAAAGACCATACACTTTTTGCCTTAAGAGATGGTGTGGTTGAATTCCGGAAAAGAAGAAACAACCGTTCTTACGTGAGTGTTCTTCCGCCTGCTGAAGAAAAATAA
- the rplU gene encoding 50S ribosomal protein L21, translating to MYAIVNIAGQQFKIEQGQEIFVHRLDGEEGAAVEFDQVLLVDQDGKVNVGTPVVEGAKVNGKILAHVRGDKVKVFKKKRRKGYQKETGHRQDLSKILIEKITF from the coding sequence ATGTACGCAATTGTTAACATAGCTGGACAACAGTTTAAGATTGAACAAGGTCAGGAGATTTTTGTTCACAGGCTTGATGGTGAAGAAGGTGCCGCAGTGGAATTTGACCAGGTTTTACTGGTTGATCAGGACGGAAAAGTAAACGTAGGAACTCCGGTAGTGGAAGGTGCCAAAGTAAACGGAAAGATTCTTGCTCATGTAAGAGGAGACAAAGTAAAGGTCTTTAAAAAGAAAAGAAGAAAAGGATACCAGAAAGAGACCGGACACCGTCAGGATTTAAGTAAAATTTTGATTGAAAAAATTACTTTTTAA
- a CDS encoding DMT family transporter, whose amino-acid sequence MNKQQQLLSYAILFGLMLTWGSSFILIKKSLLYFSGTEVGLLRVFITFLFLLPFALRELKNVHRNYFWLLFLSGIIGSVIPALLFAIAETRIESGLAGTLNSLTPLFTLLIGLSFFGFKTRFINVLGVFIGLTGAAGLMITASGGHLGGNFWYAFLVVIASLCYAINVNLVKKYFVGLNSMQITVMTFFYIGIPVLVYILLFTRIPEKLVTKPEAWTGMIYLGILSIVGTGLALIAFNKLIKLSSPVFASSVTYVIPIVAILWGFIDGEHFSTIYFFWMALILGGVYLVNATPTIKKPGVGDKYFTKNK is encoded by the coding sequence ATGAATAAGCAACAACAATTGTTATCGTATGCCATTCTCTTTGGCTTAATGCTTACCTGGGGCAGTTCGTTTATCCTCATTAAAAAGTCATTGCTGTATTTTTCCGGAACGGAAGTGGGATTGCTACGTGTTTTTATCACTTTTTTGTTTCTGCTTCCTTTTGCTCTACGCGAACTGAAAAACGTTCATCGAAATTATTTTTGGCTTTTATTTCTTTCAGGAATTATTGGCAGTGTTATACCCGCCCTTTTGTTTGCCATTGCCGAAACGCGTATTGAAAGTGGACTGGCCGGCACCTTAAATTCTTTAACGCCGCTTTTTACTTTGTTGATCGGTTTGTCTTTCTTCGGCTTTAAAACCCGATTCATCAATGTTTTAGGCGTATTCATCGGGCTGACAGGTGCTGCCGGTTTAATGATTACAGCATCCGGAGGTCATCTGGGTGGTAATTTCTGGTATGCATTTTTAGTTGTTATTGCTTCTCTTTGTTATGCTATAAATGTGAATCTGGTAAAAAAATATTTTGTCGGACTCAACTCCATGCAAATTACCGTTATGACTTTCTTTTATATCGGCATTCCTGTTTTGGTATATATTTTACTTTTTACCCGTATTCCCGAAAAACTTGTTACCAAACCGGAAGCATGGACAGGAATGATTTATCTGGGAATTTTATCCATCGTGGGTACCGGACTTGCGCTCATTGCTTTCAACAAACTCATTAAACTCAGCAGTCCGGTTTTTGCATCTTCGGTTACTTATGTCATTCCGATTGTCGCAATCTTGTGGGGATTCATTGATGGAGAACACTTTTCCACCATTTATTTCTTTTGGATGGCACTGATTTTAGGAGGCGTTTATCTGGTAAATGCTACACCGACTATAAAAAAACCCGGTGTGGGGGACAAATATTTTACAAAAAATAAATAA
- a CDS encoding DUF2141 domain-containing protein → MIRNLFVLFFLGISFPIIAQQAKLTIIVSGIMQEKGIMEAGIYHTPENFPQTGKQFRVKRIPVNTDTVTFTFTLPAEKDYAVAVYHDTNKNRECDKNFLGIPKEKFGFSNNVRPGWGPPSFEEAKFPLHKDTTIYIHLIKMFGN, encoded by the coding sequence ATGATCAGGAACCTTTTTGTTCTGTTTTTTCTTGGCATTTCCTTTCCTATAATTGCTCAACAAGCAAAATTAACCATCATTGTTTCGGGCATTATGCAGGAAAAAGGGATCATGGAAGCCGGTATTTACCACACCCCTGAAAATTTTCCACAAACGGGAAAACAATTTCGGGTAAAAAGAATTCCGGTTAATACAGATACCGTAACCTTTACCTTTACACTTCCGGCCGAAAAAGACTATGCCGTTGCCGTATATCACGATACCAATAAAAACCGGGAGTGCGATAAAAATTTCCTTGGCATCCCCAAAGAAAAATTTGGTTTTTCAAACAATGTACGACCCGGCTGGGGACCTCCCTCTTTTGAAGAAGCAAAATTTCCTCTTCACAAAGACACCACCATTTATATCCATTTAATAAAAATGTTCGGAAACTGA
- a CDS encoding SusC/RagA family TonB-linked outer membrane protein yields the protein MLKKLFKSAALLVLLFFMGGISAAMAQSGTVRGTIVDASDGSPLPGATVQVKGTTTGTVTDMNGKYSIQVNGNAVLVFSYVGYQSQEIAVKPNTVVNVRLKPSAANLNELVVIGYGTVKKKDATGSVTAIGSKSFNKGAITSPTDLLAGKVAGVQITTNGGAPGSGTTIRIRGGSSLSASNDPLIVVDGVPLDNSQTAGMRNPLNSINPEDIATFTVLKDASATAIYGSRASNGVIIITTKKGRVGQPLRVNYSGKFSFYTTPNKVSVFDTQSYKSLVEERYAGQDDVLKLLGNSSTNWQDEIFQDAFGMDHYVSVTGAYKTLPYRVSAGYSNTDGILKTDNLKRTTLAASLTPTLFKDHLKITFNVKGTFVKNHFADQGAIGAATQFDPTKPVRSDSTYTVYFNQPDGTPDSMTTNYGGYYTWTQANGSPVKLATTNPVALLNLTDNSSDVSGVIGNLKLDYKLPFFPEMSAHLNLAYDHSKSTGAYIVPEYASWTFDPVHGGGVYNSYEQKKKNDLLDFYLNYDKDVKSIHSTFNAMVGYSWQHFWRRDYSENGNYSHTWNLDTIDHPTEYYLVSFFGRFNYAYKDKYLLTFTLRDDGTSRFSPDTRWGLFPSVALAWRINEEPWLKDSKVLSQLKLRLGYGITGQQNINQGNYPYLPRYTLSQNNAAYQLGNVFYLTLRPEGYNPNIKWEETTTYNAGIDYGFLDGRIYGSFDYYYRKTKDLLNFIPVPAGSNLTNYLLTNIGDLENKGVEFSINAVVISKKDLSWSVGFNASSNSNKITKLTATNNPDYLGVAVGGISGGVGNTVQIHSVGYPAYSFYVYQQVYDENGKPIEGLYVDRNGDGQITDADRYHYEDPAPKFYFGITSNLRYKDWTFSFSGRANFGNYVYNNVSSMNGVYDRLYRPEGPYLSNITTDVTQTGFVDPQYLSDYYVQNASFFRMDNISLGYQFKNLNKSQKNPINLGLSFTINNAFVITDYTGLDPEVSNGIDNNIYPRPTTYVLGVNLQF from the coding sequence ATGCTAAAAAAGTTATTCAAAAGCGCTGCTTTGCTGGTGCTCCTCTTTTTTATGGGGGGAATATCAGCGGCAATGGCCCAGAGCGGGACAGTTCGGGGTACCATTGTGGATGCATCGGATGGTTCACCTTTGCCGGGTGCTACGGTTCAGGTGAAAGGGACAACCACCGGAACCGTTACCGACATGAACGGTAAATACAGCATCCAAGTAAATGGAAATGCCGTTTTGGTGTTTTCGTATGTGGGTTATCAATCCCAGGAAATAGCAGTAAAACCGAACACTGTAGTAAATGTTCGGTTAAAACCATCTGCTGCTAATCTGAATGAACTGGTGGTTATTGGTTACGGAACCGTAAAAAAGAAAGATGCTACCGGTTCGGTAACCGCCATCGGCTCTAAAAGTTTTAACAAAGGAGCAATTACTTCGCCTACCGACCTGTTGGCGGGGAAAGTGGCCGGTGTTCAAATTACCACCAACGGCGGAGCCCCCGGAAGCGGGACAACCATTCGTATTCGTGGCGGTTCGTCTCTTTCGGCCAGTAACGATCCTTTGATTGTTGTGGACGGTGTGCCTTTGGATAATTCCCAAACGGCCGGAATGCGTAATCCGCTTAACTCCATCAACCCGGAAGACATTGCTACCTTTACCGTATTAAAAGACGCTTCGGCTACCGCTATTTACGGTTCGCGGGCTTCTAACGGGGTAATTATTATTACCACTAAAAAAGGAAGAGTAGGACAGCCTTTGCGGGTAAATTATTCGGGAAAATTTTCGTTTTATACTACCCCTAACAAAGTCAGTGTGTTCGATACCCAAAGCTATAAATCGTTGGTTGAAGAGCGTTACGCTGGCCAGGATGATGTGCTGAAACTGCTCGGAAACAGCAGTACCAACTGGCAAGACGAGATTTTCCAGGATGCTTTCGGTATGGACCATTATGTAAGTGTAACCGGAGCTTACAAAACATTGCCTTATCGTGTTTCGGCCGGTTATTCCAATACAGACGGTATTTTAAAAACCGATAATCTGAAACGAACGACACTGGCAGCATCGTTAACGCCGACCTTATTTAAAGATCATTTAAAAATCACCTTTAATGTTAAAGGTACTTTTGTAAAGAATCATTTTGCTGACCAGGGAGCTATTGGCGCTGCCACGCAATTTGATCCTACCAAGCCGGTAAGATCCGATTCAACCTATACCGTTTATTTTAACCAACCGGACGGAACTCCTGATTCGATGACAACGAATTATGGTGGTTATTATACCTGGACACAGGCTAATGGCTCGCCGGTAAAACTGGCTACTACCAACCCTGTGGCTTTGTTGAATTTAACAGACAACAGTTCGGATGTAAGCGGGGTGATAGGAAACCTGAAACTGGATTATAAACTTCCTTTCTTCCCGGAAATGAGTGCTCACCTGAATTTGGCTTATGACCATTCAAAAAGTACCGGTGCTTACATTGTTCCGGAATATGCTTCCTGGACATTTGATCCGGTTCATGGTGGCGGAGTTTATAATAGTTATGAGCAGAAAAAGAAAAATGACCTGCTTGATTTTTATCTGAACTATGATAAAGATGTAAAAAGCATTCACAGTACCTTTAATGCCATGGTTGGATATTCATGGCAGCATTTCTGGAGAAGAGATTATTCTGAAAACGGAAACTATTCGCATACCTGGAATCTTGACACCATTGATCATCCTACCGAATATTATCTGGTTTCCTTTTTTGGAAGATTTAATTACGCATACAAAGACAAATATTTGTTGACTTTCACTTTGCGTGATGATGGTACTTCGCGGTTCTCACCGGATACCCGTTGGGGATTGTTCCCGTCAGTGGCACTTGCCTGGCGTATCAATGAAGAACCCTGGCTGAAAGATTCAAAAGTACTTTCGCAGTTGAAACTGAGATTGGGTTACGGAATTACCGGTCAGCAAAATATCAATCAGGGAAATTATCCCTACCTGCCGCGATATACGCTGAGCCAAAACAATGCAGCGTATCAGCTGGGTAATGTATTTTATCTGACCCTTCGTCCCGAAGGATACAATCCTAACATCAAATGGGAAGAAACCACTACTTATAATGCAGGTATTGATTATGGTTTTCTGGATGGCCGTATTTACGGTTCATTTGATTACTATTATCGTAAAACCAAAGACCTGTTGAACTTTATTCCGGTTCCGGCAGGTTCTAACCTGACAAACTATCTGCTGACTAATATTGGTGACCTTGAAAATAAAGGGGTTGAGTTTTCCATTAATGCCGTGGTAATTTCTAAAAAAGATCTTAGCTGGTCTGTGGGCTTTAATGCATCATCCAATTCCAATAAAATTACCAAATTAACAGCAACTAATAATCCTGATTATCTGGGAGTGGCTGTTGGCGGTATCTCCGGTGGTGTAGGTAACACGGTTCAGATCCACAGTGTGGGATATCCGGCTTATTCGTTTTATGTTTACCAGCAGGTATATGATGAGAACGGAAAACCCATTGAAGGACTGTATGTCGACCGGAACGGCGATGGCCAGATTACCGATGCTGACCGTTACCATTACGAAGATCCGGCTCCCAAATTTTATTTTGGAATTACTTCCAATTTGCGTTATAAAGACTGGACATTCTCTTTCTCCGGAAGAGCAAACTTCGGAAACTATGTATATAATAACGTAAGTTCCATGAACGGTGTTTACGACCGTTTGTATCGTCCTGAAGGACCTTATTTGAGCAACATCACTACAGATGTTACACAAACCGGATTTGTTGATCCGCAGTATTTATCGGATTATTACGTTCAAAACGCTTCTTTCTTCAGAATGGACAATATCTCATTGGGATATCAGTTTAAAAACCTGAACAAAAGCCAGAAAAACCCCATCAATCTGGGACTCTCTTTTACCATTAACAATGCTTTTGTGATTACCGACTATACCGGACTGGATCCGGAAGTGAGTAACGGGATTGACAACAACATTTATCCCCGTCCGACAACTTATGTTTTGGGTGTAAACCTGCAATTTTAA
- a CDS encoding RagB/SusD family nutrient uptake outer membrane protein: MNNLTYTAVKTTWGVIGDATPGGWTTDQDMTFDPSTGTWSVTVDLVKGSLKFRANHDWTINYGDNGADGILDAGGDNIQIPEAGTYVITLKLGVPDYTYSIVRKAFDHRAMFFTDGQSLEINDVGKFTDGYAVTKFKNITSTGQPGSDPTFVDTDFPLFRLADVYLMYAEAVVRGGSGGDITTAVNYINKLRERAYGDNSGDITADQLTLPFILDERARELYWEAQRRTDLIRFGEFTGGNYLWPWKGGVKEGTATDSHYDLYPIPASDITANPTLVQNPGY, encoded by the coding sequence ATGAACAATCTTACTTATACCGCGGTTAAAACCACGTGGGGAGTAATTGGTGATGCCACACCCGGCGGCTGGACTACTGATCAGGATATGACTTTTGATCCCAGCACCGGAACTTGGAGTGTTACTGTTGATTTGGTGAAAGGTTCACTTAAATTCCGCGCCAATCATGACTGGACCATAAACTATGGTGATAATGGTGCTGATGGTATTCTTGATGCCGGTGGAGACAATATTCAGATTCCTGAAGCAGGGACTTATGTTATTACCCTGAAACTCGGTGTTCCTGACTATACCTATTCCATTGTAAGAAAAGCTTTTGACCATCGTGCCATGTTCTTTACCGATGGCCAGAGCCTTGAAATTAATGATGTGGGTAAATTTACCGATGGTTATGCCGTAACGAAGTTTAAAAATATTACTTCCACTGGTCAGCCGGGTTCTGATCCTACTTTTGTGGATACCGATTTCCCCTTGTTCCGTTTAGCTGATGTTTATCTGATGTATGCTGAAGCGGTAGTTAGAGGAGGTTCCGGTGGTGATATAACCACAGCGGTTAATTATATCAATAAACTTCGCGAAAGAGCTTATGGTGACAATTCGGGTGATATTACAGCAGATCAGCTGACTCTTCCCTTTATCCTGGATGAAAGAGCCCGTGAGTTGTACTGGGAAGCTCAGAGAAGAACCGATTTGATCCGTTTTGGTGAATTCACGGGTGGAAATTATTTGTGGCCATGGAAAGGCGGAGTAAAAGAAGGTACGGCTACGGATAGCCATTATGACCTTTACCCCATTCCGGCTTCGGATATTACTGCCAATCCTACATTAGTTCAAAATCCTGGTTATTAA
- a CDS encoding SusE domain-containing protein — protein sequence MKKISIFILLLVTSFGFYSCEKSGTEVILDPANVTAPQLESPAEGTSLVFTKENSDSTILFTWSSAQYGFSAAVDYYVQVDKQGNDFKKALTVGHVKSKDSLQVIVNDLNNQILLLETDPDVPDPVDAAFRVIAIVNSHVDTVFSKTVNMTITPFYIPIVYPQLYVPGAYQGWNPATADSIGSLNSDGNYEGYIYMEATTVPIEFKFTSARDWSHINYGDGGTPGTLSTDGGAGNLKVPESGYYKFNVNTNDLTWSYLKTTWAVIGDATPGGWTTDTPMTYDPDTHEWKVTMDLTVGELKFRANGSWDLNYGSNDNNGRLDQNGKNIQVSVAGNYTIILNLDHTVYKYSLIKN from the coding sequence ATGAAAAAAATATCAATATTTATTTTACTTCTCGTTACTTCTTTCGGGTTTTATTCCTGTGAAAAGTCGGGAACAGAAGTTATCCTTGATCCGGCGAATGTTACAGCTCCTCAGCTGGAAAGTCCGGCTGAAGGTACTTCCCTCGTTTTCACTAAAGAAAACAGCGACAGTACGATCCTCTTCACCTGGTCATCGGCCCAATACGGTTTTAGTGCCGCTGTAGATTATTATGTACAGGTCGATAAACAGGGAAATGACTTTAAAAAAGCTTTGACTGTTGGTCACGTTAAAAGCAAAGACAGCCTTCAGGTAATTGTTAATGATCTGAATAATCAAATCTTGTTGCTGGAAACCGATCCGGATGTACCGGATCCGGTAGATGCTGCTTTTCGTGTGATTGCCATTGTGAACAGCCATGTAGATACGGTTTTCTCAAAAACAGTGAATATGACCATTACGCCGTTTTATATTCCGATCGTTTACCCGCAACTGTATGTTCCGGGTGCTTATCAGGGATGGAATCCGGCAACAGCAGATTCTATTGGTTCGCTGAACAGTGACGGAAATTATGAAGGTTATATTTACATGGAAGCAACTACGGTGCCCATTGAATTTAAATTTACCAGTGCCCGCGATTGGTCACACATTAATTATGGTGATGGCGGTACTCCTGGTACATTAAGTACGGATGGCGGTGCCGGAAATCTGAAAGTACCTGAATCGGGATATTATAAGTTTAATGTGAATACCAATGATCTGACCTGGAGTTATCTGAAAACAACCTGGGCAGTGATTGGTGATGCTACCCCGGGCGGTTGGACAACGGACACCCCCATGACTTATGATCCGGATACGCACGAATGGAAAGTGACGATGGACTTGACCGTAGGAGAACTGAAATTCCGTGCCAATGGTTCGTGGGATTTGAATTATGGTAGCAATGATAATAATGGCCGGCTGGATCAGAACGGAAAAAATATTCAAGTTTCTGTTGCCGGTAATTACACGATTATCCTGAACCTTGACCATACGGTTTATAAGTATAGTCTGATAAAAAATTAA
- the meaB gene encoding methylmalonyl Co-A mutase-associated GTPase MeaB codes for MNSKKSALKVKAGVEKPSPVNPALERKVQQYRKKRPSTQQYLEGIRSGDRTLLSRAITLVESTLPDDKMQAAELIQKCLPFSGNTMRIGITGVPGAGKSTFIENVGLSLVNNGHRLAVLAVDPSSQRSRGSILGDKTRMEKLSTHPHAFIRPSASAGTLGGVARKTRETMILCEAAGYDVVFVETVGVGQSETTVAQMVDFFLLLMLAGGGDELQGIKRGIMEMADLIVINKADGDNVRAAERAKREFENALHFFPPLQSGWHPSVMTASALSGKNLTQIWQKIEQYFVLVKQNGFLEKHRQEQDCQLFTDAVQQSVFDYFLSRPEVKKQMEILKTQIRERKISPYEASRKLMELGFQHFPD; via the coding sequence ATGAATTCCAAAAAAAGTGCATTAAAAGTGAAGGCCGGAGTGGAAAAACCCAGTCCGGTTAATCCGGCTTTGGAACGAAAAGTGCAACAATACCGGAAAAAACGGCCTTCTACACAGCAGTATCTGGAAGGCATCCGTTCTGGTGACAGAACGTTGCTGAGTCGTGCCATTACGCTTGTGGAAAGTACTTTACCGGACGATAAGATGCAGGCAGCCGAACTAATTCAAAAATGTCTTCCTTTTTCCGGAAATACTATGCGTATAGGAATTACCGGAGTGCCCGGTGCCGGAAAAAGTACTTTCATTGAGAATGTAGGATTATCACTTGTGAATAATGGACACCGCTTGGCTGTTTTGGCGGTTGATCCCAGCAGCCAGCGTAGTCGTGGCAGCATTTTGGGAGATAAAACCCGGATGGAAAAACTCAGTACCCATCCTCATGCTTTCATCCGGCCTTCTGCCAGTGCTGGAACTTTGGGAGGGGTAGCCCGAAAAACAAGAGAAACCATGATCTTGTGTGAAGCGGCCGGTTATGATGTAGTTTTTGTCGAAACGGTAGGTGTTGGCCAGTCAGAAACGACGGTCGCCCAAATGGTCGACTTTTTTCTGCTTCTGATGTTGGCAGGTGGTGGGGATGAATTGCAGGGAATCAAACGCGGAATTATGGAAATGGCTGATCTGATTGTGATTAATAAAGCTGATGGAGACAATGTCCGTGCGGCAGAAAGAGCAAAACGTGAATTTGAAAATGCACTCCATTTTTTCCCGCCGTTACAAAGCGGTTGGCACCCCTCGGTGATGACGGCTTCGGCACTTTCCGGAAAAAACTTAACTCAAATATGGCAAAAAATTGAACAATATTTTGTGCTGGTCAAGCAAAATGGCTTTTTAGAAAAACATCGTCAGGAGCAGGATTGCCAGTTGTTTACCGATGCTGTTCAGCAATCGGTTTTTGATTATTTCCTTTCGCGCCCTGAAGTGAAAAAACAAATGGAAATATTAAAAACACAAATCCGGGAGCGAAAAATATCGCCTTATGAAGCTTCCCGGAAATTAATGGAATTGGGTTTTCAACACTTTCCCGATTGA
- a CDS encoding M16 family metallopeptidase has translation MPAFDRFQLNNGLTVLVHRDHSTPVVAVNILYKVGSRDESPDKTGFAHLFEHLMFGGSVHIPQFDEPLQKAGGQNNAFTNNDFTNYYVTLPKTHLEVAFWLESDRMLSLAFSPKSLEVQRHVVIEEFKQNYLNQPYGDVFLLLKPLVYKKHPYRWNTIGKEIGHIEKATMEDVKAFYKKFYNPDNAIMCVAGDVQTDEIKQLVEKWFGDIPAGEKLIRSYPQEPEQTEPRTLTVEREVPQDAFYMAWRMPKRTDPEYYTVDLLSDVLSNGNSSRLFRKMVKEKQLLSEVNAFITGDLDGGMFLITGKLYPGVTFKEVEQLITEELEKLQNETVPEDELQKVKNKAEANLVFSEISVLNKAMGLCYFEMLGDAGLFNHETEHYLRVTPEMLQKTASTLFDPAKRNVLYYKAKKKS, from the coding sequence ATGCCTGCATTTGATCGTTTTCAGCTCAATAACGGACTTACGGTTTTGGTACACCGGGATCATTCGACCCCTGTTGTTGCGGTAAATATCTTATATAAAGTGGGATCGCGTGACGAGTCGCCGGACAAAACTGGTTTTGCCCATTTGTTTGAACACCTTATGTTTGGTGGCTCGGTTCATATTCCTCAGTTTGACGAACCGTTGCAAAAAGCGGGCGGGCAAAATAATGCTTTTACCAACAACGATTTCACCAATTATTATGTCACTTTGCCCAAAACCCATCTCGAAGTGGCTTTCTGGCTTGAATCTGACCGGATGCTGTCGCTTGCTTTCAGTCCTAAGAGCCTGGAAGTACAACGGCATGTGGTGATAGAGGAGTTTAAACAGAATTATTTAAATCAGCCTTACGGCGATGTTTTTCTGCTGCTCAAACCGTTGGTCTATAAAAAACATCCTTATCGGTGGAATACCATTGGCAAGGAAATCGGACACATTGAAAAAGCCACGATGGAGGATGTAAAAGCTTTTTACAAGAAATTTTACAATCCGGACAATGCGATCATGTGTGTGGCCGGTGATGTACAAACCGATGAAATAAAGCAACTTGTCGAAAAGTGGTTTGGAGATATTCCCGCCGGGGAAAAACTTATCCGGTCGTATCCGCAGGAACCTGAACAAACCGAACCCCGTACGCTTACCGTGGAAAGAGAAGTGCCACAGGATGCTTTTTATATGGCCTGGCGGATGCCCAAACGGACGGATCCTGAATATTACACGGTTGATTTGCTGAGTGATGTTTTATCCAACGGAAATTCATCGCGGTTATTCCGGAAAATGGTCAAAGAAAAACAATTACTCTCTGAAGTCAATGCATTTATTACCGGTGATCTGGATGGCGGAATGTTTCTTATCACCGGAAAACTTTATCCGGGAGTTACTTTTAAAGAAGTGGAGCAGTTGATAACCGAAGAGTTGGAAAAGTTACAAAACGAAACCGTGCCCGAAGACGAATTGCAAAAAGTAAAAAATAAAGCCGAAGCAAATCTTGTTTTTTCCGAAATTTCAGTTCTGAACAAAGCCATGGGGCTGTGTTATTTTGAAATGCTGGGCGATGCCGGGTTGTTTAATCACGAAACAGAACATTATCTTCGTGTTACTCCGGAGATGTTGCAAAAAACAGCATCAACGTTGTTCGACCCGGCCAAAAGAAACGTGTTGTATTATAAAGCCAAAAAGAAATCATGA